A single genomic interval of Myxocyprinus asiaticus isolate MX2 ecotype Aquarium Trade chromosome 19, UBuf_Myxa_2, whole genome shotgun sequence harbors:
- the traf3ip2a gene encoding E3 ubiquitin ligase TRAF3IP2 isoform X1, with translation MESFPGCCPHQSIPVETDESMTLSSLNLVWPACSQCQSHNPDLSEMPRAGRCIPDCDVSRLDYREVCCGVRPKDLMVSSVTKLSLSDSRHTENSAGLPSLYLPRGSGRDPQKLDAEYLSEDFLSLNLKNRCISPVPHSHLQNPVSEDEESLEKPSSLRSDGGQNLYRHSPPKQPGYYGLPVNGQYTPEVFYHEQCMPEQPANYPQPNHLMYHQPLPEHVRYHARNRRAAPVRGPHITPRQSTAPVRELMSEVCVHSYQPAAAGQPQALTRTISLPDDCRDVFITYSVDTAAELMPFVSFLINQGFRPAIDIFEDGVRQMDINKWMDSFLKNKSVLIIVVISPKYKIDVEGDGSDQHGLHTKYIHKQMQNEFIQQRCLNFRLVPVMFPNANESHVPLWLQSTRRYRWPEDAKDLLLRLLREEKYIIPPMGKELTLTIKPL, from the exons ATGGAGTCCTTTCCAG gCTGTTGTCCACATCAAAGTATCCCTGTTGAGACCGATGAGTCCATGACCTTGTCCTCTCTCAATCTGGTGTGGCCAGCATGCTCCCAGTGTCAGTCGCACAACCCTGACCTGAGTGAGATGCCCAGAGCTGGTAGATGCATCCCAGACTGTGATGTAAGCAGACTTGATTACCGAGAAGTATGCTGTGGGGTTCGTCCCAAAGATTTAATGGTCAGTTCAGTCACCAAACTGTCCCTAAGTGATTCACGACACACAGAGAACTCTGCAGGCCTGCCCAGTCTATACCTTCCTCGGGGTTCAGGAAGAGACCCTCAGAAACTAGACGCAGAATATCTGAGCGAAGATTTCTTAAGTCTGAACCTTAAAAATCGCTGCATTTCCCCTGTCCCACATTCACACCTCCAAAACCCTGTGAGTGAAGATGAAGAGAGTCTGGAAAAACCTAGTTCTCTTCGCTCTGACGGAGGGCAGAATTTGTACAGACATTCTCCACCAAAACAGCCGGGATACTACGGTCTGCCTGTTAATG GTCAGTACACACCAGAGGTTTTTTACCACGAGCAGTGTATGCCTGAGCAGCCTGCAAATTATCCACAACCTAACCATCTAATGTACCATCAGCCCCTACCTGAGCATGTGAGGTACCATGCTCGGAACAG ACGTGCGGCTCCTGTGAGGGGCCCTCATATCACACCCCGTCAGAGCACGGCCCCTGTGAGAGAGCTAATGTCAGAGGTGTGTGTCCACTCATACCAACCAGCTGCTGCGGGCCAACCCCAAGCACTGACACGCACCATCAGTCTGCCTGATGACTGTA GAGATGTTTTTATAACATACTCTGTGGACACTGCAGCAGAGTTGATGCCCTTCGTGAGTTTTTTGATAAATCAAGGATTCAGACCGGCT atTGATATATTTGAGGACGGAGTTAGACAAATGGACATCAACAAATGGATGgacagttttctaaaaaat aagtcAGTGCTGATCATCGTAGTTATCAGTCCAAAGTATAAGATAGATGTTGAAGGAGATGGATCTGATCAACATGGACTACACACCAAGTACATACACAAACag ATGCAAAATGAATTCATTCAGCAGAGATGTCTGAACTTCAGACTGGTGCCAGTGATGTTTCCCAATGCTAACGAG AGTCATGTTCCGCTGTGGTTGCAGAGCACTCGTCGGTACCGGTGGCCTGAAGATGCTAAAGACCTGTTACTGCGTTTACTTAGAGAAGAGAAATACATCATCCCTCCAATGGGCAAAGAGCTTACACTCACCATCAAACCCCTATAA
- the traf3ip2a gene encoding E3 ubiquitin ligase TRAF3IP2 isoform X2 has protein sequence MPEQPANYPQPNHLMYHQPLPEHVRYHARNRRAAPVRGPHITPRQSTAPVRELMSEVCVHSYQPAAAGQPQALTRTISLPDDCRDVFITYSVDTAAELMPFVSFLINQGFRPAIDIFEDGVRQMDINKWMDSFLKNKSVLIIVVISPKYKIDVEGDGSDQHGLHTKYIHKQMQNEFIQQRCLNFRLVPVMFPNANESHVPLWLQSTRRYRWPEDAKDLLLRLLREEKYIIPPMGKELTLTIKPL, from the exons ATGCCTGAGCAGCCTGCAAATTATCCACAACCTAACCATCTAATGTACCATCAGCCCCTACCTGAGCATGTGAGGTACCATGCTCGGAACAG ACGTGCGGCTCCTGTGAGGGGCCCTCATATCACACCCCGTCAGAGCACGGCCCCTGTGAGAGAGCTAATGTCAGAGGTGTGTGTCCACTCATACCAACCAGCTGCTGCGGGCCAACCCCAAGCACTGACACGCACCATCAGTCTGCCTGATGACTGTA GAGATGTTTTTATAACATACTCTGTGGACACTGCAGCAGAGTTGATGCCCTTCGTGAGTTTTTTGATAAATCAAGGATTCAGACCGGCT atTGATATATTTGAGGACGGAGTTAGACAAATGGACATCAACAAATGGATGgacagttttctaaaaaat aagtcAGTGCTGATCATCGTAGTTATCAGTCCAAAGTATAAGATAGATGTTGAAGGAGATGGATCTGATCAACATGGACTACACACCAAGTACATACACAAACag ATGCAAAATGAATTCATTCAGCAGAGATGTCTGAACTTCAGACTGGTGCCAGTGATGTTTCCCAATGCTAACGAG AGTCATGTTCCGCTGTGGTTGCAGAGCACTCGTCGGTACCGGTGGCCTGAAGATGCTAAAGACCTGTTACTGCGTTTACTTAGAGAAGAGAAATACATCATCCCTCCAATGGGCAAAGAGCTTACACTCACCATCAAACCCCTATAA